A stretch of the Deinococcus sp. YIM 134068 genome encodes the following:
- a CDS encoding ribonuclease R family protein → MTQPLPDLTPAQRTEVELLSRGKQAKSRVLRELGQAETPEAAHALLLRLGLWSEARTPYADRLGAALTPVTLDVPDFTEEDRLDLTHLPAFAIDDEGNRDPDDAVGIERLEGGLTRLWVHVADVAALIAPDSPLDLEARARGATLYLPDRTIGMLPDALVERTGLGLSETGPALSISLDLGADGNADAVDVALTRVRVTRLTYTEAQARLEAGEDPFVTLTQLARASRTLRESEGALSIDLPEVRVKADEEGATVTPLPKPEMRFVVQECMTLAGWGAAIYADDHSLPLPFATQDAPTRDVRGDTLPAHWARRKTLARTRFQPAPGPHNGMGLDLYAQATSPMRRYLDLVVHQQLRAALTGAEPLTGKAVAARVAEAGMNADATRQAERLSRRHHTLRFITAQPEREWDAVVVDRRGPQATLLIPDLALDLPLSTPAPAGTALRVRLSDVNLPTLGVRVRVVQPA, encoded by the coding sequence ATGACCCAGCCCCTCCCCGACCTGACGCCCGCGCAACGAACCGAGGTGGAGCTGCTGTCGCGCGGTAAGCAGGCAAAATCCCGCGTGCTGCGTGAATTGGGCCAGGCCGAGACGCCCGAGGCCGCCCACGCGCTCCTGCTGCGGCTCGGCCTGTGGTCGGAGGCGCGGACGCCCTACGCCGACCGCCTCGGCGCGGCCCTGACGCCCGTGACACTGGATGTCCCCGACTTCACCGAAGAAGACCGGCTCGACCTCACCCACCTTCCCGCCTTCGCCATCGACGACGAGGGCAACCGCGACCCGGACGACGCGGTGGGCATCGAGCGGCTGGAGGGCGGCCTGACCCGATTGTGGGTGCATGTGGCGGACGTGGCGGCCCTCATCGCGCCGGACAGCCCCCTGGACCTGGAGGCGCGGGCGCGCGGCGCGACCCTCTACCTGCCCGACCGGACCATCGGGATGCTGCCGGACGCTCTGGTGGAGCGCACGGGCCTGGGCCTGAGCGAGACCGGCCCGGCCCTCTCCATCAGCCTCGACCTGGGTGCGGACGGCAACGCGGACGCGGTGGACGTGGCCCTGACGCGGGTGCGGGTCACGCGATTGACATACACGGAGGCACAGGCACGGCTGGAGGCGGGCGAGGACCCCTTCGTGACGCTAACCCAGTTGGCCCGCGCGAGCCGCACGCTGCGCGAGTCGGAGGGGGCGCTCTCCATCGACCTGCCCGAGGTCCGGGTGAAGGCCGACGAGGAGGGCGCGACCGTGACGCCGCTGCCCAAGCCGGAGATGCGCTTCGTGGTGCAGGAGTGCATGACGCTGGCGGGGTGGGGGGCGGCCATCTACGCCGACGACCACTCCCTTCCGCTGCCCTTTGCCACGCAGGACGCGCCGACGCGGGACGTGCGGGGCGATACCCTCCCGGCCCACTGGGCGCGGCGCAAGACGCTGGCCCGCACCCGCTTCCAGCCCGCGCCGGGGCCGCACAACGGGATGGGGCTGGACCTCTACGCGCAGGCGACCAGCCCGATGCGCCGCTACCTCGATCTCGTGGTCCACCAGCAGCTTCGCGCGGCGCTGACGGGGGCCGAACCTCTGACCGGCAAGGCGGTCGCCGCCCGCGTCGCCGAGGCGGGGATGAACGCCGACGCCACCCGGCAGGCCGAGAGGTTGAGCCGCCGTCATCACACCCTGCGCTTCATTACGGCCCAGCCGGAGCGCGAGTGGGACGCCGTGGTGGTGGACCGTCGCGGCCCGCAGGCGACGCTCCTGATCCCCGACCTCGCCCTCGACCTGCCGCTCAGCACGCCCGCCCCGGCGGGGACGGCGCTGCGGGTGCGGCTCTCGGACGTGAACCTCCCCACGCTCGGCGTGCGGGTGCGGGTCGTCCAGCCCGCGTGA
- a CDS encoding Uma2 family endonuclease, with protein sequence MTDPAPKAMSVEEYLRTEEKSPYKREYVGGFVYPLHAQAGAGRPHVLISGNIFGVLYLDALRAGCRLYQNDMKLRVEDSASFFSPDVMLVCDRDSGDNDAETSPCFLVEVLSPSTASHDRFGKYGVYTSIPSLQTYLIVEQKERRVYAYGRREGGWDLQDVSGSGSVDIPCLNRALTLDEIYLGVL encoded by the coding sequence ATGACCGACCCCGCCCCCAAAGCGATGAGCGTGGAGGAGTACCTGCGGACGGAGGAGAAAAGCCCGTACAAGCGCGAGTACGTGGGCGGCTTCGTCTACCCGCTGCACGCGCAGGCTGGGGCCGGTCGCCCTCACGTCCTCATTAGCGGGAACATTTTCGGCGTGCTGTATCTGGACGCTCTTCGCGCAGGGTGTCGCCTGTATCAGAACGATATGAAACTCAGGGTGGAGGACAGCGCCTCGTTCTTCTCCCCCGACGTGATGCTCGTCTGCGACCGGGACAGCGGCGACAACGACGCGGAAACCTCCCCTTGCTTCCTCGTCGAAGTCCTCTCGCCCAGCACCGCCTCCCACGACCGCTTCGGCAAATACGGCGTGTACACGTCCATCCCCTCCCTCCAGACGTACCTGATCGTGGAGCAGAAGGAACGGCGCGTGTACGCCTACGGGCGGCGCGAGGGCGGCTGGGACTTGCAGGACGTGAGCGGCAGCGGCAGCGTAGATATTCCGTGTTTGAACCGCGCGCTGACGCTGGACGAGATTTACCTGGGCGTGTTGTAG
- a CDS encoding DUF2089 domain-containing protein, whose product MPRPLPLPFPDETEAPLVTELRFPTSGVTVRGVFDLNEFATLSPENLEFLRLYIRVRGNLKEVERVLGLSYPTVRARFDTLLRAIGYEPEAADPQSEVLERLERGEITPDEAARKLRR is encoded by the coding sequence ATGCCCAGACCCCTTCCCCTCCCCTTCCCCGACGAGACCGAGGCCCCCCTCGTCACCGAATTGCGTTTCCCGACGAGCGGCGTCACCGTGCGCGGCGTCTTCGATCTCAACGAATTTGCCACGCTGTCGCCGGAGAATCTGGAATTCCTGCGTCTCTACATCCGCGTGCGCGGCAACCTCAAGGAAGTGGAGCGCGTGCTGGGCCTGAGCTACCCGACCGTGCGCGCCCGCTTCGACACGCTGCTGCGCGCCATCGGCTACGAGCCTGAAGCCGCCGACCCCCAATCCGAAGTATTGGAGCGGCTGGAACGCGGCGAGATCACGCCGGACGAGGCGGCGCGCAAGCTGAGGCGGTGA
- a CDS encoding GNAT family N-acetyltransferase — translation MPFLVRPATPADAPAIAHIHVTSWRETYTGLMPEDFLARMTDEAARERREAFWTRHLGTETGEVVLVAEREREVVAFASAGPPRDHPGVDAELLTIYALRAAQGRGVGRALM, via the coding sequence TGCCCTTCCTCGTCCGCCCCGCCACCCCCGCCGACGCCCCGGCCATCGCCCACATCCACGTCACGAGCTGGCGGGAGACATACACGGGGTTGATGCCGGAGGACTTCCTAGCACGGATGACGGACGAGGCGGCCCGCGAGCGGCGGGAGGCGTTCTGGACGCGGCACCTCGGCACGGAGACGGGTGAGGTCGTCCTCGTCGCCGAGCGGGAAAGGGAGGTCGTCGCCTTCGCCTCGGCTGGCCCACCGCGCGACCATCCCGGCGTGGACGCGGAGCTGTTGACCATCTACGCGCTGAGGGCGGCGCAGGGGCGGGGAGTGGGCCGCGCGCTCATGTAG